One segment of Actinomyces sp. 432 DNA contains the following:
- a CDS encoding GNAT family N-acetyltransferase — protein MPHDPVSTGHPPLQIEPLRAVVEPVSFATARGDDADPALDTVRCGLADVRLEVFVIEQDVPLALEIDARDFEATTIHLLASGADGAPLASARLLIDSGHPGQAHLGRLAVRRAARGTGLGARMVAAVERAALEHAAVATSPMAYGESHAGPGTPPDSAPGAGRAAVTVVLSAQEHAMGFYRRCGYRVLTGTRYLDAGIWHQDMARTLLRP, from the coding sequence TTGCCCCACGACCCGGTCTCGACCGGCCACCCGCCGCTGCAGATCGAACCACTGCGCGCCGTCGTCGAACCGGTCTCCTTCGCTACGGCCCGCGGCGACGACGCCGACCCCGCCCTGGACACGGTGCGGTGCGGCTTGGCGGACGTGCGCCTGGAGGTGTTCGTCATTGAGCAGGATGTACCGCTCGCCCTGGAGATTGACGCCCGCGACTTCGAGGCGACCACGATCCACCTGCTGGCTTCCGGCGCAGACGGTGCACCGCTGGCCTCCGCCAGACTGCTGATCGACTCCGGCCACCCCGGGCAGGCGCACCTGGGCCGCCTGGCTGTGCGGCGCGCCGCACGCGGCACCGGCCTGGGTGCGCGGATGGTGGCCGCCGTCGAGCGAGCCGCCCTGGAGCATGCGGCCGTGGCGACTTCGCCGATGGCTTACGGCGAGTCGCACGCCGGTCCCGGGACGCCGCCCGACTCCGCGCCGGGGGCGGGGCGGGCGGCCGTCACCGTGGTGCTCTCCGCGCAGGAGCACGCCATGGGCTTCTACCGGCGCTGCGGCTACCGGGTGCTCACGGGCACGCGCTACCTGGACGCCGGCATCTGGCATCAGGACATGGCCCGCACGCTCCTGCGCCCCTAA
- a CDS encoding cell division protein FtsQ/DivIB: MESVSVPSDPARVDAAGDPVQAPAAAPAAVEPLQARGDQGSRALGPRGVSRDRVVSSGLSDRLEERRRARRRLGRGRLVRAAGAAAVIALLVWACLFSPLLGLRPNEITVTGADGSVDAGDVQAVLAPHRGQSLLRLDVTALGEEVADSLVTVRSAAVTRSWPHGLAVRLTMRIPVAVRQVDAGYEVLDGEAVVLETAQRAPEGLAVIAAEPGQELSESQVSAVTEAIGSLDPETRTQVSGGRVSQTGQVTLTLVSGATVMWGQSTDNELKARVLAVLLRQEADTYDVSSPHSPTTS, encoded by the coding sequence GTGGAATCCGTATCCGTACCGTCCGATCCCGCCCGCGTCGACGCCGCAGGCGACCCCGTACAGGCCCCTGCCGCCGCCCCGGCTGCCGTAGAACCGCTGCAGGCTCGCGGTGACCAAGGCTCCCGCGCCCTGGGCCCCAGGGGGGTGAGCCGGGACCGGGTGGTCTCCTCGGGCTTGTCCGACCGGCTGGAGGAGCGTCGTCGTGCCCGCAGGCGACTGGGCCGCGGGCGGCTGGTGCGGGCCGCGGGAGCTGCGGCGGTGATCGCGCTGCTGGTATGGGCCTGCCTGTTCTCACCGCTGCTGGGACTGCGCCCCAACGAAATCACGGTCACGGGTGCGGACGGCAGCGTGGACGCGGGTGACGTGCAGGCGGTGCTTGCACCCCACCGCGGGCAGTCCCTGCTGCGCCTGGACGTCACCGCCCTCGGTGAAGAGGTGGCGGACTCCCTGGTGACCGTGAGGTCTGCGGCGGTGACCCGTTCATGGCCGCACGGCCTGGCGGTACGCCTGACCATGCGCATTCCGGTCGCCGTGCGGCAGGTCGACGCCGGTTACGAGGTGCTTGACGGCGAGGCGGTGGTCCTTGAGACGGCGCAGCGGGCTCCGGAGGGCTTGGCGGTTATCGCCGCGGAACCCGGGCAGGAGCTGTCGGAGTCCCAGGTCTCAGCCGTAACGGAGGCGATTGGCAGCCTGGATCCGGAGACACGCACGCAGGTCTCCGGCGGGCGAGTCTCGCAGACCGGGCAGGTGACGCTGACCCTGGTGAGCGGTGCCACGGTGATGTGGGGCCAGTCCACGGACAATGAGCTCAAGGCTCGGGTGCTGGCGGTGCTGCTGCGGCAGGAGGCGGACACCTACGACGTGTCCAGCCCGCACAGTCCGACCACGTCCTGA
- a CDS encoding polyphenol oxidase family protein: protein MCSPALIPADLGAGARGYFTTRTAPDGPDSDGGPYAGFNLAVHVGDDTARVADHRDRLAQAIGLAPDATGSASGCDRTGIAWMNQVHSTGVAAADAGAAPTADALLLDARAPASAAAAAVLVADCVPVLLAGADGAVVAAVHAGRRGLLMGIVPAVLAAFGDLGVDPTGICAAVGPAICGACYEIPEQLRLEATAVEPACHAVTRWGTPGIDLAAGVCAQLERAGVGGITRVDRCTYEEPGLYSYRRDGVTGRQAGVVVPAP from the coding sequence GTGTGCTCCCCGGCCCTGATCCCAGCCGACCTGGGGGCCGGCGCGCGCGGCTACTTCACCACCCGCACGGCGCCGGATGGGCCTGATTCGGACGGCGGCCCGTACGCGGGCTTCAACCTCGCCGTCCACGTAGGCGATGACACGGCGCGGGTTGCTGACCACCGGGATCGGCTCGCGCAGGCGATTGGTCTTGCCCCGGATGCGACCGGCTCTGCCTCCGGTTGTGACCGCACGGGCATTGCGTGGATGAATCAGGTGCACTCCACCGGCGTTGCGGCCGCGGATGCGGGTGCTGCGCCCACCGCCGATGCGCTGCTGCTTGACGCACGCGCCCCGGCGTCGGCGGCGGCTGCGGCGGTGCTCGTGGCGGACTGCGTGCCGGTGCTACTGGCCGGCGCTGACGGAGCCGTGGTGGCAGCTGTCCACGCCGGCCGTCGTGGCCTGCTGATGGGCATAGTCCCGGCCGTGTTGGCGGCATTCGGGGACCTCGGCGTGGATCCCACCGGTATCTGCGCCGCGGTGGGGCCGGCGATCTGCGGCGCCTGCTACGAGATCCCTGAGCAGTTGCGACTCGAGGCGACGGCGGTGGAGCCCGCCTGCCATGCGGTTACGCGATGGGGCACTCCCGGCATAGACCTGGCTGCAGGGGTCTGCGCCCAGCTGGAGCGTGCCGGGGTGGGAGGCATCACCAGGGTCGATCGGTGCACCTATGAGGAGCCAGGACTGTACTCCTACCGCCGCGACGGCGTCACCGGGCGGCAGGCGGGTGTGGTCGTGCCGGCGCCCTAA
- a CDS encoding DivIVA domain-containing protein, whose protein sequence is MTLLTADDVLNKKFQATKFREGYEQDEVDEFLDEVVEAMRQLEAENADLKAKLEAANARVAELGEGTQAAPAAQQETTVVEPVVEQAPAQAVEESQEPAAASGMLELAQRLHDEHVANGKAEGERIIAEARATGEQVVREAEDQRNRTLAQLEKERSGLEHKIDELRRFESDYRTRLKSYLQNLLTTVEDGNESASPNL, encoded by the coding sequence ATGACGCTGCTGACCGCAGACGACGTCCTCAATAAGAAGTTCCAGGCAACCAAGTTCCGCGAGGGATACGAGCAGGACGAGGTTGACGAGTTCCTTGACGAGGTCGTCGAGGCCATGCGCCAGCTTGAGGCCGAGAACGCCGATCTCAAGGCCAAGCTGGAGGCTGCCAACGCCCGGGTGGCGGAGCTGGGCGAGGGAACGCAGGCGGCTCCCGCTGCGCAGCAGGAGACCACGGTGGTGGAGCCTGTCGTCGAGCAGGCTCCCGCCCAGGCCGTGGAGGAGTCTCAGGAGCCGGCGGCCGCTTCCGGCATGCTCGAGCTGGCCCAGCGCTTGCACGACGAGCACGTCGCCAACGGCAAGGCCGAGGGCGAGCGCATCATCGCCGAGGCCCGCGCCACCGGCGAGCAGGTCGTGCGCGAGGCAGAGGACCAGCGCAACCGCACCCTGGCTCAGCTCGAGAAGGAGCGCTCGGGGCTGGAGCACAAGATCGACGAGCTGCGTCGCTTCGAGTCCGACTACCGGACGCGCCTGAAGAGCTACCTGCAGAACCTGCTCACCACCGTCGAGGACGGCAACGAGTCCGCCAGCCCGAACTTGTGA
- a CDS encoding cell division protein SepF yields the protein MSALRKMTNFLGYSEPTDDDFADAPEAVPTDFTQDLVGEYADREDEGKVYDAPFEEVPAPAEAPDLRRIVTVHPSTYNEARVIGEAFRDGVPVIINLTNMSESDARRMVDFAAGLVFGLHGAIERVTPRVFLLTPTSVEIDDGEGSEDAHGRFFNQS from the coding sequence ATGAGCGCACTGCGCAAGATGACCAACTTCCTCGGCTATTCAGAGCCGACTGACGATGACTTCGCAGACGCCCCCGAGGCCGTCCCCACCGATTTCACTCAGGACCTGGTCGGCGAGTATGCCGATCGCGAAGATGAGGGCAAGGTCTACGACGCCCCCTTCGAGGAGGTGCCCGCACCGGCCGAGGCCCCGGACCTGCGCCGGATCGTGACGGTACACCCCTCCACCTACAACGAGGCCCGCGTGATCGGGGAGGCCTTCCGTGACGGGGTTCCGGTAATCATCAACCTCACCAATATGAGCGAGTCCGACGCCCGCCGCATGGTTGACTTCGCTGCCGGCCTGGTATTCGGCCTGCACGGCGCCATCGAGCGAGTCACCCCCCGCGTCTTCCTGCTGACCCCGACTTCGGTTGAGATCGACGACGGCGAGGGCTCGGAGGACGCTCACGGTCGCTTCTTCAACCAGAGCTGA
- the ftsZ gene encoding cell division protein FtsZ codes for MAESQHYQAVIKVVGVGGGGVNAVNRMIEAGLRGVEFIAVNTDAQALLMSDADTKLDVGRNLTRGLGAGADPSIGRKAAEDHQDDIQEALEGADMVFVTAGEGGGTGTGAAPIVAKVARSLGALTIGVVTRPFAFEGRRRATQAEDGVTNLRAEVDTLIVIPNDRLLQIADRNISVVDAFKQADQVLLQGVQGITELITTPGLINVDFNDVKSVMQDAGSALMGIGSATGEDRALTATEQAIASPLLESSIDGAHGVLLFFQGGSDLGLFEISEAANLVREAVHPEANIIFGNVVDGALGDEVRVTVIAAGFDEDPAVEPRAESSGAGLARAASSAGSARAAAPAAPTRGAHAAENPVTRPVPAVAAPVTAEVPSYVDESVPEAEPELAVPRVIGVDAEKDDIDLPDFLR; via the coding sequence GTGGCGGAATCGCAGCACTATCAAGCAGTCATCAAGGTGGTGGGCGTCGGCGGAGGCGGCGTCAACGCCGTCAACCGCATGATCGAGGCCGGCCTGCGCGGCGTCGAGTTCATTGCCGTCAACACCGACGCGCAGGCGCTGCTGATGTCTGATGCCGATACCAAGCTCGATGTCGGCCGCAACCTGACGCGTGGCCTGGGTGCCGGCGCCGATCCGAGCATCGGCCGCAAGGCCGCCGAGGACCACCAGGACGATATTCAGGAGGCCCTCGAGGGGGCCGATATGGTCTTCGTTACCGCCGGCGAGGGCGGCGGCACCGGAACCGGCGCCGCCCCGATCGTCGCCAAGGTGGCGCGTTCACTCGGTGCGCTGACCATCGGGGTGGTGACCCGGCCCTTCGCCTTCGAGGGACGGCGTCGCGCCACTCAGGCCGAGGACGGCGTCACCAACCTGCGTGCCGAGGTCGACACCCTCATCGTCATCCCCAACGACCGCCTGCTGCAGATCGCGGACCGCAACATCAGCGTCGTTGACGCCTTCAAGCAGGCCGACCAGGTGCTGCTCCAAGGTGTCCAGGGCATCACCGAGCTGATCACCACCCCCGGCCTGATCAACGTCGACTTCAACGACGTCAAGTCCGTCATGCAGGACGCCGGCAGCGCCCTGATGGGTATCGGCTCCGCCACGGGAGAGGACCGTGCGCTGACTGCCACCGAGCAGGCCATCGCATCCCCGCTGCTGGAGTCCTCCATCGACGGCGCCCACGGCGTACTGCTGTTCTTCCAGGGCGGCAGCGATCTGGGCCTGTTCGAGATCTCCGAGGCGGCCAACCTCGTCCGCGAGGCCGTTCACCCCGAGGCGAACATCATCTTCGGCAACGTGGTGGACGGCGCCCTGGGCGACGAGGTGCGGGTCACCGTCATTGCCGCGGGCTTTGACGAGGACCCCGCCGTCGAGCCCCGCGCCGAGTCGAGCGGGGCCGGCCTGGCGCGGGCGGCTTCCTCCGCGGGGTCGGCGCGAGCCGCCGCTCCTGCTGCCCCGACCCGCGGTGCGCACGCAGCTGAGAACCCAGTCACGCGCCCCGTGCCCGCGGTAGCGGCGCCGGTCACGGCCGAGGTGCCGAGCTACGTGGATGAGTCCGTGCCGGAGGCTGAGCCCGAACTGGCTGTCCCCCGCGTAATCGGCGTCGACGCTGAGAAGGATGACATCGACCTGCCCGACTTCCTGCGCTGA
- a CDS encoding YggT family protein yields the protein MVLALVSILRSLLDLYVLVLLTRVVLDWIQLFARNWRPSGVVLVLANVVYGLTDPPLRQIRRFMPMLRLGAVGVDLSFLVLWFGIVIVRRLLLLLV from the coding sequence CTGGTGCTGGCACTCGTTTCAATTCTGCGCAGCCTGCTCGATCTGTATGTTCTGGTCCTGCTGACAAGGGTAGTGCTGGACTGGATCCAGCTGTTTGCCCGGAACTGGCGTCCCAGCGGCGTCGTACTCGTGCTGGCCAACGTCGTCTACGGGCTGACTGATCCGCCGCTGCGTCAAATCCGCCGCTTCATGCCGATGCTGCGCCTAGGCGCGGTCGGCGTCGATCTGAGCTTCCTGGTCCTGTGGTTCGGGATCGTCATTGTCCGGCGCCTGCTCCTGCTGCTGGTGTGA
- a CDS encoding DivIVA domain-containing protein, with amino-acid sequence MTPLTSDDILNRKLPTTRFREGYGQDEVDEFLDEVIAAMRSLEHELASAKAQVARLERANARLRGRRGQLRERDMRLRIWPEPGVQVICPHESPVLRCSWHLP; translated from the coding sequence ATGACGCCGCTGACATCGGATGACATCTTGAACAGGAAGCTGCCAACCACACGGTTCCGTGAAGGATACGGGCAGGACGAGGTTGACGAGTTCCTTGACGAGGTTATTGCGGCCATGCGGAGTCTCGAGCACGAGTTGGCGTCCGCGAAGGCCCAAGTCGCGCGCCTGGAGCGTGCCAATGCGCGGCTCAGGGGCAGGAGGGGGCAACTCCGGGAGCGTGACATGCGCCTCCGAATATGGCCTGAACCTGGAGTTCAGGTAATCTGTCCGCATGAGTCGCCGGTCCTCCGGTGCTCGTGGCATCTACCGTAA
- a CDS encoding RluA family pseudouridine synthase has protein sequence MSLRLLPVPDGLAGQRVDVALARMTGLSRSRVEALCTAGRIRVDGAPADKSLRLNAGAMIEADLPDPRPAQPAPTPVDGLGILYEDDDIVVVDKPAGVAAHPSVGWEGPDVLGALRAMHVRVATSGAAERQGIVSRLDVGTSGVMIVAKGEQAYSVLKRAFREHAVEKVYHALVQGHLDPSSGTIDAPIGRHPGREWKMAIIDGGRESITHYDVIEAMPYASLVEVHLETGRTHQIRVHMAAVGHPCVGDTTYGADPALTSQTGLKRQWLHATRLTLAHPVTGRVLTFRSDYPDDLVHALEVLRLP, from the coding sequence ATGAGCCTGCGGCTGCTGCCGGTTCCGGACGGGCTGGCCGGGCAGCGAGTCGACGTGGCGCTTGCGCGTATGACAGGGCTGTCCCGCTCCAGGGTGGAAGCCCTGTGCACCGCCGGCAGGATCCGGGTCGATGGCGCCCCGGCGGACAAGTCCCTGCGCCTGAATGCGGGCGCCATGATCGAGGCTGACCTACCCGACCCCCGCCCGGCGCAGCCCGCACCGACTCCGGTCGACGGCCTGGGGATCCTGTACGAGGACGATGACATCGTCGTCGTCGACAAGCCGGCCGGCGTGGCAGCGCATCCCTCCGTCGGCTGGGAGGGGCCCGACGTGCTGGGTGCTCTGAGAGCCATGCATGTGCGTGTGGCAACCTCCGGAGCCGCCGAGCGCCAGGGCATTGTCTCCCGGCTGGATGTGGGCACCTCCGGTGTCATGATCGTAGCCAAGGGGGAGCAGGCCTATTCTGTGCTCAAGCGTGCCTTCAGGGAGCATGCGGTTGAAAAGGTCTACCACGCACTCGTGCAGGGCCACCTTGACCCCTCCTCGGGCACGATCGATGCCCCCATCGGCCGCCACCCCGGGCGCGAGTGGAAAATGGCGATCATTGATGGCGGGCGCGAGTCCATTACCCATTACGACGTCATAGAGGCGATGCCCTACGCGAGCCTGGTAGAGGTCCACCTGGAGACCGGTCGTACCCACCAGATCCGGGTGCACATGGCCGCCGTCGGCCACCCCTGCGTGGGAGATACCACCTACGGGGCCGACCCGGCCCTGACCTCTCAGACCGGCCTGAAGCGGCAGTGGCTGCATGCGACGCGGCTCACCCTCGCGCACCCAGTCACCGGTCGCGTGCTGACCTTCCGCAGCGACTACCCGGATGACCTGGTCCACGCCCTGGAGGTCCTGCGCCTGCCCTGA